In Stigmatopora nigra isolate UIUO_SnigA chromosome 2, RoL_Snig_1.1, whole genome shotgun sequence, a single window of DNA contains:
- the ckap5 gene encoding cytoskeleton-associated protein 5 isoform X1, producing MGDDSEWMKLPIDQKCEHKVWKARLNGYEEALQLFNRIDDEKSPEWGKYLGLIKKFVTESNAVAQLKGLEAALAYVENAHIAVKTTGDVVSGVVTKVFNQPKARAKELGTDICLMYIEIEKAEVVQDELIKGLDNKNPKIIVACIEALKKALSEFGPKIVTLKPIVKILPKQFESRDKAVRDEAKMFAIEIYKWIRDALRPSLQHVNSVLLKELDEEWVKLPSSPPKQSRFLRSQQDLKAKFQQQAQREESGDEEEETVVAVDPYELMVAVDILSKLPKDFYEKIEAKKWQERKEALEAVETLSKNPKLESGDYGDLVRALKKVVGKDANVMLVSLAAKCLAALASGLRKKFGTYAGHVVPTILEKFKEKKPQVVQALQEAIDAIFLTTTLQNLSEDILGVMDNKNPSIKQQASLFLARSFRHCTQTTLPKSVLKPFCAALIKQVNDSAPEVRDAAFDALGTAMRVVGEKAVNPYLADLDKLKLEKIKECAEKIELPGKKGGGDKKPVVKAPPAADNHSKSSAPPKRVPSAAASKQSVGPPKKVKVSSTASGKPKKNMENKEVAESELSIEVCEEQAANVLPASCLQQLGSANWKERLASMEEFQRAVETMDKMTMPCQALVKMLAKKPGWKETNFQVMQMKLHTVTTIAQRGQFSKTSASVVLDGLVDKVGDIKCGGNAKEGMTAIGEACSLAWTAEQVVSLAFAQKNPKNQAEALNWLANAMKEFGFAGINVKAFINNVKTALGATNPAIRTAAINLLGVMYLYMGAPLRMFFEDEKPALLSQIDAAFEKMQGQTAPAPSRFTKKAGNEEECDNGEEQKEDAVGQDIMDLLPRTDISDKVTSDLISKLGDKNWKIRKEGLDEVAAIISEAKFITANIGDLPLALKGRLGDSNKILTQQSLNILQQLAITMGPGLKQHVRTLGFPIISVLGDSKPNVRAAAMATLQAWVEQTGMKDWLEGEDLSEELKKENPYLRQELLGWLAEKLPTMRTVPGDLMTCVPNLYACLEDRNGDVRKKAQDALPAFMMHLGYDKMNKATGKLKQSSKDQIVVMLEKARAVMPAKPAPAKSGGTTSSSETSRAAPSSEDVVDNKTEAKKVRGGIAAKKHSSPPEEPDPTPPSKDKDTIASKKPLNKGKTVAGSQQSVSSKKPVTKGMKDDEDRSGPLFILVPNAKEQRIKEEKQLKILKWNFTTPRDEYVEQLKSQMSTCFAKWLQDELFHIDFQRHVKAISIMIERLESETDATISCLDLILKWFSLRFFDTNTTVQMKVLEYLKLLFAVLNSENYHLTEYEANSFVPYLLLKIGESKDVVRKDVRAILNMLCKVYPASKVFPYLMDGTKSKNSKQRAECLEELGCLIEGYGMNVCQPTPAKSLKEIAVHIGDRDTSVRNAALNTVVAVYNVCGDQVYKLIGNLSEKDMSMLEERIKRSATKKIAAIPAKQTANERSQRDIPANPNGTFLRKSAQEDPNKLKIMYRTYRIQARQNAQHSESHMPIPKEFQLDLDMIEMDRGRVNELPDLVQHKLDELLEPIVIPEPKMCAVSPHFDDLHNSAASTINFVISQVASGDINTSIQALAQIDEVLCQENKAEVMSGHIDQFLIATFMQLRLIYNTHMADERLDKEDIFKLYRCILSNMLSLFSLESLAREASMGVLKDLMHGLITLILDSRVEDTEEGQQVIRSVNLLVVKVLEKSDQTNIISALLVMLQDTLVPTAGTPRFSELVMKCLWRLIRNLHENINNVNLDRILFDVHNIMKVFPKEKLKQLKSDVPHRTLKTLLHTLCKLTGAKILDHLSMIDNRNESELEGYLQRVVKQSVGNQFGCKSDRGNEKGNLHMDDGMSKTKDRDILSEIFKKIGSKENTKEGLTELYEYKQKCRDVDLEPFLKNTSPFFQSYVERGLRMIESEREGKPRIQNPTVIAQHQADNSLSSNEEHLKPAVYYERLKILRQRQGLENTRSNSGGDGEPQERAPISSILSSKPSVASSTDMLHSKLSQLKESREHYQQEHKAQSRSPSNTHTRSASPAANLGDLKKRLERIKSNRE from the exons ATGGGGGACGACAGTGAGTGGATGAAACTTCCCATTGACCAGAAATGTGAACATAAG gTATGGAAAGCACGTCTGAATGGTTATGAAGAAGCTCTGCAGTTATTCAACAGGATTGATGATGAGAAGAGTCCAGAGTGGGGGAAATATCTTGGTCTCATTAAAAAATTCGTCACAGAGTCAAATGCGGTTGCTCAGCTTAAAGGCCTTGAAGCAGCTTTGGCATATGTAGAGAATGCCCACATTGCTGTGAA GACAACAGGCGATGTGGTGTCGGGAGTGGTGACCAAAGTGTTTAACCAACCAAAGGCCCGGGCTAAAGAGCTGGGTACAGATATTTGTCTGATGTACATCGAAATTGAAAAAGCAGAGGTGGTACAAGATGAGCTTATCAAGGGACTGGACAACAAGAATCCCAAAATTATTGTGGCCTGCATTGAGGCACTCAAAAAGGCTCTGAG tgagtTTGGACCCAAGATTGTAACTTTGAAGCCTATCGTGAAGATTTTACCCAAACAGTTTGAGTCCAGAGACAAGGCAGTGAGAGACGAAGCCAAGATGTTTGCAATAGAAATCTACAAATGGATACGAGATGCTTTGAGACCTTCCCTACAGCATGTCAACTCCGTACTG CTGAAGGAGCTTGATGAGGAGTGGGTGAAGCTACCGTCTAGCCCACCTAAACAAAGCAGATTCCTGCGTTCCCAGCAAGACCTAAAGGCCAAATTTCAGCAACAAGCACAAAGAGAAGAGTCTG gagatgaggaggaggaaacGGTGGTAGCAGTGGATCCTTATGAGCTAATGGTAGCTGTGGATATTCTTTCAAAGTTGCCCAAAGACTTTTACGAAAAGATT GAAGCTAAAAAGTGGCAGGAGAGAAAAGAAGCTCTGGAAGCTGTTGAAACTCTGTCAAAGAATCCCAAACTAGAAAGTGGGGACTATGGCGATCTTGTTAGAGCACTTAAGAAG GTTGTTGGGAAAGATGCCAATGTCATGCTGGTTTCACTGGCAGCTAAATGTCTGGCTGCACTGGCTTCCGGTCTCAGGAAAAAGTTTGGAACATATGCAGGGCAT GTTGTTCCAACTATTCTGGaaaagtttaaagaaaaaaagcctcaggTTGTCCAAGCACTGCAAGAGGCCATTGATGCCATCTTTCTTACT ACTACCCTGCAAAATTTATCTGAGGACATTCTAGGTGTGATGGATAATAAAAACCCATCCATTAAGCAGCAAGCCTCTCTGTTTTTGGCACGTTCCTTCAGACACTGCACTCAGACTACACTGCCCAAGAGTGTACTTAAACCCTTCTGTGCTGCCCTAATCAAG CAAGTCAATGACTCTGCTCCAGAAGTGCGGGATGCCGCCTTTGACGCATTGGGGACAGCAATGAGAGTGGTGGGCGAGAAAGCTGTGAATCCTTACCTAGCTGACTTGGATAAACTAAAACTTGAGAAG ATAAAAGAGTGTGCTGAAAAAATAGAACTCCCGGGAAAGAAGGGTGGAGGAGACAAGAAGCCAGTTGTCAAAGCACCTCCTGCTGCTGACAACCATTCTAAATCCTCTGCGCCCCCCAAAAGGGTCCCAAGTGCAGCTGCCAGCAAG CAGTCTGTTGGTCCACCAAAGAAAGTCAAAGTGAGCTCTACTGCCAGTGGGAAACCCAAAAAGAACATGGAAAACAAGGAAGTAGCAGAAAGTGAGCTGTCG attgagGTGTGTGAAGAACAGGCAGCCAATGTGCTGCCTGCATCCTGCCTTCAACAACTAGGGTCAGCTAATTGGAAGGAGAGACTCGCCAGTATGGAGGAATTTCAGAGG GCTGTTGAAACAATGGATAAAATGACAATGCCATGTCAAGCTTTAGTGAAAATGTTGGCCAAAAAACCTGGCTGGAAGGAGACAAACTTCCAG GTCATGCAGATGAAGCTACATACCGTGACCACTATTGCCCAGAGAGGGCAGTTTTCTAAGACCTCAGCCTCTGTAGTTTTGGATGGCTTGGTGGACAAAGTTGGTGATATCAAATGTGGTGGGAATGCCAAAGAAGGAATGACTGCAATTGGGGAGGCTTGCTCACTTGCATGGACCGCTGAACAG GTTGTTTCTTTGGCATTCGCCCAAAAGAACCCAAAGAACCAGGCAGAGGCTCTTAACTGGCTGGCTAATGCGATGAAAGAGTTTGGCTTTGCTGG AATAAATGTAAAAGCGTTCATCAACAATGTGAAGACGGCTCTGGGCGCTACTAACCCTGCAATCAGAACAGCAGCAATTAACCTACTGGGTGTTATGTATCTCTACATGGGCGCTCCACTTCGCATGTTCTTTGAGGATGAGAAACCAGCTCTCCTGTCACAAATAGATGCTGCGTTTGAGAAG ATGCAAGGTCAAACAGCTCCAGCTCCATCAAGATTCACCAAGAAAGCTGGGAATGAAGAGGAGTGTGACAATGGAGAGGAGCAAAAAGAGGATGCTGTCGGACAGGACATCATGGATTTATTGCCTAGAACAGACATTAG CGACAAGGTCACTTCTGATCTCATATCTAAACTCGGAGATAAGAACTGGAAGATCCGAAAGGAAGGTCTTGATGAAGTAGCAGCCATCATCTCAGAAGCAAAATTCATCACTGCCAACATTGGGGACCTCCCCCTGGCTTTGAAAGGCCGACTTGGTGATTCCAATAAAATCCTG aCACAACAGAGCCTGAATATTCTTCAGCAGCTGGCAATAACCATGGGCCCTGGATTGAAACAACATGTTAGAACCCTAGGATTCCCCATCATCTCAGTACTTGGTGACAGCAAG CCCAATGTCAGGGCAGCTGCAATGGCTACTCTGCAGGCCTGGGTGGAGCAGACTGGAATGAAGGATTGGCTGGAAGGAGAGGACCTATCAGAGGAGTTAAAGAAGGAGAATCCCTATTTACGTCAAGAG TTGTTAGGGTGGTTGGCTGAGAAGTTACCGACGATGAGGACTGTGCCAGGGGATCTGATGACTTGCGTTCCCAATCTATATGCATGTCTTGAAGACCGAAATGGTGATGTTAGGAAGAAAGCTCAGGATGCTCTTCCCGCATTCATGATGCACCTTGGATACGACAAGATGAACAAGGCCACCGGCAAACTCAAG CAATCATCTAAAGACCAGATCGTAGTCATGTTGGAAAAGGCCAGAGCAGTGATGCCAGCTAAACCTGCTCCTGCTAAATCTGGAGGAACAACAAGCTCATCAGAGACGAGTAGAGCGG CCCCCTCTTCTGAAGATGTTGTTGATAATAAAACTGAAGCTAAAAAGGTCAGAGGGGGAATAGCGGCTAAGAAG CACTCCTCTCCCCCCGAGGAACCTGACCCTACCCCTCCCTCAAAGGACAAGGACACTATTGCTAGTAAAAAGCCCCTCAACAAAGGGAAGACTGTTGCTGGCAGTCAACAG AGTGTATCTAGTAAGAAGCCTGTAACTAAAGGAATGAAGGATGATGAGGATAGGTCTGGGCCCCTCTTCATCCTTGTTCCTAATGCTAAGGAGCAGAGAATCAAAGAGGAGAAACAATTGAAG ATTTTGAAGTGGAACTTTACCACTCCTCGAGATGAATATGTCGAGCAGCTTAAAAGTCAAATGTCCACTTGCTTTGCCAAGTGGCTCCAGGATGAACTTTTCCATATCGACTTCCAGAGACACGTAAAGGCGATTAGCATCATGATAGAG aGGTTGGAAAGTGAGACTGATGCTACCATAAGCTGTCTGGACCTAATTCTTAAGTGGTTTAGTCTGCGCTTCTTTGACACAAACACTACAGTCCAAATGAAGGTTCTGGAGTATTTGAAGCTTCTTTTTGCCGTGCtaaatagtgaaaactatcatctTACAGAGTATGAGGCAAACTCCTTTGTTCCCTATCTTCTACTCAAG ATTGGAGAGTCCAAGGATGTGGTTCGCAAAGATGTTAGGGCGATACTTAACATGCTGTGTAAGGTATACCCTGCATCTAAAGTCTTTCCTTACCTCATGGATGGTACTAAATCGAAAAATTCCAAACAAAGAGCTG aATGTCTTGAGGAGTTGGGTTGTTTGATAGAAGGTTATGGAATGAATGTATGTCAACCAACTCCAGCTAAGTCTCTGAAAGAGATTGCAGTTCATATTGGTGATAGAGACACTTCTGTCCGAAATGCTGCCCTGAACACTGTAGTGGCTGTCTACAATGTCTGTGGAGACCAGGTCTATAAACTAATTGGAAAT TTATCAGAGAAAGATATGAGCATGTTAGAAGAGAGGATCAAACgttctgcaacaaaaaaaatcgctGCCATTCCCGCGAAGCAGACTGCAAATGAGCGGTCTCAAAGAGATATTCCTGCTAACCCAAATGGCACTTTCCTTCGCAAATCTGCACAGGAAGACCCCAACAAACTCAA AATTATGTATCGCACTTATAGGAT CCAAGCCCGTCAGAATGCCCAGCATAGTGAGTCTCACATGCCCATTCCCAAGGAGTTCCAGTTGGACCTGGACATGATCGAAATGGACCGAGGCCGGGTGAATGAACTACCAGACCTTGTCCAGCACAAGTTAGATGAATTGCTGGAACCCATTGTTATCCCCGAGCCCAA AATGTGTGCTGTCTCCCCCCACTTTGATGACCTCCACAATAGCGCTGCTTCTACTATAAACTTTGTCATCTCTCAGGTGGCCAGTGGGGACATTAACACCAGCATACAAGCACTTGCACAG ATTGATGAAGTATTGTGTCAAGAAAACAAGGCAGAGGTCATGTCAGGACACATTGACCAGTTCCTCATTGCCACTTTTATGCAACTAAGGCTCATCTATAATACCCACATGGCTGATGAGCGGCTGGACAAGGAGGATATATTCAAACTATATAGATGCATCCTTAGCAATATGTTGTCG TTATTCTCTTTGGAGTCTTTGGCGAGAGAGGCATCAATGGGTGTGTTAAAGGATCTGATGCATGGTCTGATAACTCTGATACTAGACAGCAGAGTGGAGGACACTGAAGAGGGACAACAAGTCATTAGGTCTGTAAACCTGCTGGTAGTTAAAGTCCTGGAGAAGTCTGACCAGACCAACATAATTAG tGCTCTGCTGGTGATGCTACAAGACACCTTGGTTCCAACAGCTGGGACACCCAGGTTCTCTGAACTTGTTATGAAG tGCCTGTGGAGGTTGATCCGTAATCTCCATGAGAACATCAACAACGTCAACCTTGATAGGATTTTATTTGATGTCCATAACATCATGAAGGTTTTCCCCAAAGAGAAACTTAAACAGCTCAAGAGTGATGTTCCACACAGAACCCTCAAAACTCTATTGCACACCCTTTGCAAGCTTACAGGGGCTAAG ATCTTGGACCACCTCTCAATGATTGACAACCGAAATGAGTCTGAATTAGAAGGCTACTTGCAACGGGTTGTCAAACAGTCAGTGGGTAACCAGTTTGGTTGCAAGAGTGACCGAGGCAACGAGAAGGGAAATCTGCACATG GACGATGGCATGTCAAAGACAAAGGACCGTGACATTCTATCAGAAATCTTCAAAAAAATTGGCTCGAAGGAAAACACCAAAGAG GGTCTCACAGAACTCTATGAGTATAAACAGAAGTGCAGGGATGTGGACCTTGAGCCCTTCCTCAAAAACACATCGCCATTCTTCCAGAGCTATGTAGAGAGAGGCCTTCGTATGATCGAGTCTGAACGAGAGGGTAAGCCTCGGATCCAAAACCCAACAG TGATTGCACAGCATCAGGCTGACAACAGTCTGAGTAGTAATGAGGAACACCTGAAGCCTGCAGTGTACTACGAAAGACTGAAGATCCTGCGTCAGAGACAAGGACTGGAAAACACCAGG AGTAACAGTGGTGGTGACGGAGAGCCCCAAGAACGAGCTCCTATCTCCTCAATTCTTTCATCCAAGCCGTCAGTGGCTTCGTCTACTGACATGCTTCACAGTAAGCTGTCACAGCTCAAAGAATCCAGGGAGCATTATCAGCAAGAACACAAGGCTCAGTCTCGCTCTCcgtccaacacacacacacgctcggCCTCTCCAGCAGCCAACCTGGGCGACCTGAAGAAACGCCTGGAGCGTATTAAGAGCAACCGGGAGTAG